In Deinococcus radiophilus, a single genomic region encodes these proteins:
- the treY gene encoding malto-oligosyltrehalose synthase: MNIPANTYRLQITPDAGLEHAAQTLDYLHQLGVHWVYLSPILRSSESSDHGYDVTDPTGVDPARGGPEALAELAQAAHQRGMGVLVDIVPNHQGVAVPEHNPWWWSVLQEGQGSRYAAAFDIDWAAGEGKLLLPVLADEADLAALRLEGGHLYYHDLKLPLAAGSWKEGDEPAEVHERQHYRLIDWRRGDAELNYRRFFTITTLAGVRVENPDVLEASHTEILRWVHSGLVDGLRIDHPDGLRDPASYLQALQDLTGGVYTVVEKILEPGEELPAHWATQGTTGYDALAEIDRLLTDPAGEVPLTDLDTRLRGGEALDWAALTHGTKRAVTDTTLHAEVERLARSAAQDGLSLDHTTLVDALSEVLANFGVYRSYLPHGQEELAGALQRAADRRPDLQGALDALAPVLGLNAATDADLSETARRLQQTSGMVMAKGVEDTAFYRYSRLTSLNEVGSDPSQFALTPEEVHAAFARRLEHWPHGLTALSTHDTKRSEGVRARIKVLAELPGEWESLVLAVQEAVKGSDADIGDGPLLNLTLQAVVGAWPVSAERAGDYAVKAAREAGLHTTWLDPDPAFEGRLAQLVRRLTEGDLQARLEQFAGATKGPGYSNALAQKLIALTMPGVPDVYQGSEVWSPALVDPDNRRPVDYAALSERLAALDQDEPGYGEPGPRSAITIDGHGDVKLLLTSRALRLRRDHPELFGGYTPMQATGAQAEHAFAFNRGGVVAVATRLPVGLARQGGWGDTALILPEGEYEEVLTHRPFGGTVLLRDLLDHYPVALLRQLG; encoded by the coding sequence GTGAACATTCCCGCCAATACCTACCGCCTGCAGATCACGCCGGACGCCGGGCTGGAACACGCCGCACAGACCCTGGATTACCTGCATCAGCTGGGTGTCCACTGGGTTTACCTGTCGCCCATCTTGCGTTCCAGCGAAAGCTCCGACCACGGTTACGACGTGACCGACCCCACCGGCGTGGACCCGGCGCGGGGTGGCCCTGAGGCCCTCGCCGAACTCGCACAGGCGGCGCATCAGCGCGGCATGGGTGTACTGGTGGATATCGTCCCCAACCATCAGGGTGTAGCGGTACCGGAACACAACCCCTGGTGGTGGTCGGTCCTACAAGAAGGTCAGGGGTCGCGCTACGCGGCAGCCTTCGACATCGACTGGGCAGCGGGAGAGGGCAAGCTTCTGCTGCCGGTCCTGGCCGATGAGGCGGACCTCGCGGCGCTGCGGCTGGAAGGCGGCCATCTCTACTACCACGACCTGAAATTGCCGCTGGCGGCGGGAAGCTGGAAGGAGGGCGACGAACCAGCCGAGGTCCATGAGCGTCAGCACTACCGCCTGATCGACTGGCGGCGTGGGGACGCCGAACTGAATTATCGGCGCTTTTTTACCATCACTACCCTGGCTGGGGTGCGGGTCGAGAATCCGGACGTGCTGGAAGCTTCGCACACCGAAATCCTGCGTTGGGTCCACAGTGGCCTGGTGGACGGCCTGCGGATCGACCACCCGGACGGTCTGCGTGACCCGGCCAGTTACCTCCAGGCGCTGCAAGACCTCACTGGAGGCGTCTACACGGTAGTGGAGAAGATCCTGGAACCTGGTGAGGAGCTGCCCGCCCACTGGGCCACCCAGGGCACCACCGGCTACGACGCCCTGGCCGAGATTGACCGGCTGCTGACCGACCCGGCGGGTGAGGTTCCTCTGACCGACCTGGACACCCGGCTGCGCGGCGGCGAGGCGCTGGACTGGGCGGCGCTGACCCACGGCACCAAGCGGGCCGTGACCGATACCACCCTGCACGCCGAGGTTGAGCGCCTGGCCCGCAGCGCGGCACAAGACGGCCTGTCACTCGACCACACCACCTTGGTAGACGCCCTGAGCGAAGTGCTGGCCAACTTCGGGGTGTACCGCTCCTATCTGCCGCACGGTCAAGAAGAACTGGCTGGGGCGTTACAGCGCGCTGCGGACCGCCGCCCGGACCTGCAAGGGGCACTGGACGCCCTGGCCCCGGTGCTGGGCCTGAACGCGGCCACGGACGCCGACCTGAGCGAGACAGCCCGCCGCTTGCAGCAGACCTCCGGCATGGTGATGGCCAAAGGCGTGGAGGACACCGCCTTTTACCGCTACTCCCGGCTGACTTCGCTGAACGAGGTGGGCAGCGACCCCTCGCAGTTCGCGCTGACGCCCGAGGAGGTCCACGCGGCCTTTGCGCGGCGCCTGGAACACTGGCCCCATGGCCTGACAGCGCTGTCTACCCACGACACCAAGCGCTCCGAGGGGGTCCGCGCCCGCATCAAGGTGCTGGCCGAACTGCCGGGAGAATGGGAAAGCTTGGTGCTGGCGGTGCAAGAAGCAGTCAAAGGCAGCGACGCCGATATCGGGGATGGACCGCTGCTCAACCTCACCTTGCAGGCCGTCGTCGGAGCCTGGCCGGTCAGCGCCGAGCGGGCGGGCGACTACGCTGTCAAGGCGGCGCGGGAAGCGGGCCTGCACACGACCTGGCTGGACCCAGACCCAGCCTTTGAAGGGCGCCTGGCCCAGCTGGTGCGCCGCCTGACTGAAGGCGACCTGCAAGCCCGGCTGGAGCAGTTCGCCGGGGCCACCAAGGGACCGGGCTACAGCAACGCCCTGGCCCAGAAGCTGATCGCCCTGACCATGCCCGGCGTGCCGGACGTGTATCAGGGATCGGAGGTGTGGTCCCCAGCCCTGGTAGACCCCGACAACCGCCGCCCGGTGGACTACGCGGCACTCTCTGAGCGGCTGGCCGCGCTGGACCAGGACGAACCCGGCTACGGCGAGCCTGGACCACGCTCAGCCATCACCATTGACGGCCACGGCGACGTGAAGCTGCTGCTGACCTCGCGGGCGCTGCGGCTGCGGCGCGACCATCCTGAACTGTTCGGCGGTTACACCCCCATGCAGGCCACTGGAGCGCAGGCGGAGCACGCTTTCGCCTTTAACCGGGGCGGCGTGGTGGCCGTGGCGACACGGCTCCCGGTGGGGCTGGCCCGCCAGGGCGGCTGGGGCGACACGGCCCTGATCCTCCCGGAAGGCGAGTACGAGGAAGTCCTGACCCACCGCCCCTTCGGCGGGACAGTGCTGCTGCGCGACCTGCTGGACCACTACCCGGTAGCACTGCTGCGGCAGTTGGGCTGA
- a CDS encoding metal ABC transporter permease yields MSGPTLPLLIGGSVTGLLAALLTQALVRRTRLGTDAALGVSLSSFFGLGIALLTAIQGSGNAAQAGLEQFLFGQAAALTAADLGQFAVLGLLALAALALAHKELKVTLFDPQFAAVQGWPLGGLATLGTVLTILAIMTGLQTVGAVLMAAMLIAPAVAARQWAGSFGSMLALAGGFGALSGGLGSQGRRVMTLVAALHYDLVILVTPVLTAWTCGLLGLFLVLRRQALLSDGIGHAALPGIVAAYALTGSLASLPALLGAALFGLLTVSATEALTATGRLRADAALGLVFPALFALGVLAISLNFSGVHLDLDAVLYGEITYAPFRVGALGLPAPWWTMGTLLGLALLLLGLLGKELKLSTFDPGLSRSLGFSPRLISALLLTLVALSVVAAFDVVGAILVVAFMITPPATALLLTWHLPTAQWLTAALGLSASLLGYAAALALDASIAGLIATVLGIQFLLAFAWNAWRQGKRTGVQMPAS; encoded by the coding sequence GTGAGCGGGCCCACCTTACCGCTCTTGATCGGTGGCAGCGTCACCGGCCTGCTGGCCGCCCTGCTGACCCAGGCGCTGGTCCGCCGCACCCGCCTCGGCACCGACGCGGCGCTGGGGGTCAGTCTCAGCAGCTTTTTCGGGCTGGGCATCGCGCTGCTCACCGCCATTCAGGGGTCGGGCAACGCTGCACAGGCCGGGCTGGAACAGTTTCTTTTCGGGCAGGCGGCGGCGCTGACCGCTGCGGACTTGGGTCAGTTCGCCGTGCTGGGGCTGCTGGCACTCGCCGCGCTGGCACTGGCCCATAAGGAGCTGAAAGTTACGCTGTTCGATCCGCAATTTGCGGCCGTGCAGGGCTGGCCGTTGGGCGGACTGGCGACGCTTGGTACGGTGCTGACCATTTTGGCGATCATGACCGGGCTGCAAACGGTCGGCGCGGTGCTGATGGCTGCCATGCTGATCGCTCCGGCGGTGGCAGCGCGGCAGTGGGCAGGCAGTTTTGGCAGCATGCTGGCGCTGGCTGGGGGATTTGGAGCGCTGAGCGGCGGCCTGGGCAGTCAAGGGAGGCGCGTCATGACGCTGGTCGCTGCACTGCACTACGACCTGGTCATTCTTGTGACCCCCGTGCTGACGGCCTGGACCTGTGGGCTGCTGGGCCTCTTTCTGGTGCTGCGGCGCCAAGCGCTGCTCAGCGATGGTATCGGCCACGCAGCGCTGCCGGGGATCGTGGCAGCTTACGCCCTGACCGGCAGCCTGGCCTCCTTGCCAGCGCTGCTGGGTGCGGCCCTGTTCGGCCTGCTGACCGTCAGCGCCACTGAAGCCCTGACCGCCACCGGACGCCTGCGGGCCGACGCGGCGCTGGGCCTGGTCTTTCCGGCCTTGTTCGCCCTGGGGGTACTGGCGATCAGCCTGAACTTCAGCGGTGTGCACCTGGACCTGGACGCGGTGCTGTACGGAGAAATCACCTATGCGCCGTTTCGGGTGGGCGCCCTGGGCCTGCCCGCGCCGTGGTGGACGATGGGCACCCTGCTGGGGCTGGCCCTGCTGCTGCTGGGGTTACTGGGCAAGGAACTCAAACTGTCAACCTTCGATCCCGGCCTAAGCCGCAGCCTGGGCTTCTCTCCCCGGCTGATCTCGGCCCTGCTGCTGACCCTGGTGGCGCTGAGTGTGGTGGCGGCCTTTGACGTGGTGGGCGCGATTCTGGTGGTAGCCTTCATGATCACGCCCCCGGCCACCGCCCTGCTCCTGACCTGGCACCTGCCCACCGCCCAGTGGCTGACTGCCGCGCTGGGCCTGAGTGCCAGCCTGCTGGGGTACGCAGCGGCGCTGGCGCTGGATGCCAGCATCGCCGGACTGATCGCCACCGTATTGGGCATCCAGTTCCTGCTGGCCTTCGCCTGGAACGCGTGGAGACAAGGAAAAAGGACGGGTGTCCAAATGCCTGCTTCCTGA
- a CDS encoding metal ABC transporter ATP-binding protein, translating into MKASNTQPFMELDRLSVTYGETPAVWDVSLQIPGGSLTAIVGPNGAGKSTLLKASLGLIPRVGGQVRYFGQPLARVRQRVGYVPQRSEVDWDFPAHALDVVEMGLYGQLGWFRRPGARERARALECLSRVNMQDFAGRQISQLSGGQQQRVFLARALAQEADLTLMDEPFAGVDATTERAILDVLRELRDQGRSVVVVHHDLDTVREYFDRVILLNRELVAAGPVASTFTPQNLQAAYGAGRLLDGRLPAWT; encoded by the coding sequence ATGAAGGCATCCAACACTCAACCTTTTATGGAACTGGACAGGCTCAGCGTGACCTACGGCGAAACTCCGGCGGTCTGGGACGTGTCGCTCCAGATTCCCGGCGGCTCACTCACCGCCATCGTCGGTCCCAACGGTGCCGGCAAAAGCACACTGCTTAAGGCGTCGCTGGGGCTGATTCCACGTGTGGGCGGGCAGGTGCGCTATTTCGGTCAGCCGCTGGCCCGCGTGCGGCAGCGGGTAGGGTACGTGCCACAGCGCTCCGAAGTGGACTGGGACTTCCCGGCCCACGCCCTGGACGTCGTAGAAATGGGCCTGTACGGCCAGCTGGGTTGGTTTCGCCGCCCCGGTGCGCGTGAGCGTGCCAGAGCGCTGGAATGCCTGAGCCGGGTGAACATGCAGGACTTCGCCGGGCGGCAGATTTCGCAGCTGTCCGGGGGGCAGCAGCAGCGGGTCTTTCTGGCCCGTGCTTTGGCGCAGGAGGCCGACCTGACCCTGATGGATGAGCCGTTCGCGGGGGTGGACGCCACCACCGAGCGGGCAATTTTGGATGTGCTGCGCGAGTTGCGTGACCAGGGGCGCAGCGTGGTGGTGGTCCATCACGACCTGGACACGGTCCGTGAATACTTTGACCGCGTGATCCTGCTCAACCGTGAGCTGGTGGCGGCGGGTCCGGTGGCCAGCACCTTTACTCCTCAGAACCTGCAAGCTGCTTACGGCGCAGGCCGCCTCCTGGATGGCAGGTTGCCCGCATGGACCTGA
- a CDS encoding metal ABC transporter solute-binding protein, Zn/Mn family: MPGNWARFPQNAGCWSRRTTLLATSAAVTTLRCGGVQGISTVAEARGQAVSDLAAEMQRRQIPAIFVENTVSPRTVQAAAAARGWTVRRGGELFGDSLGGTGTPEGTYTGMVRHNVSTIREALQ; encoded by the coding sequence GTGCCGGGCAACTGGGCCAGATTCCCCCAGAACGCCGGATGCTGGTCACGGCGCACGACGCTTTTGGCTACTTCTGCCGCCGTTACGACTTTGAGGTGCGGGGGGGTGCAGGGCATCAGCACCGTGGCCGAGGCCAGAGGGCAGGCGGTCAGCGACCTGGCCGCCGAGATGCAGCGCCGGCAGATTCCCGCCATCTTCGTGGAAAACACGGTGTCGCCCCGCACGGTGCAGGCAGCGGCGGCGGCACGTGGCTGGACGGTCCGGCGCGGCGGTGAGCTGTTCGGGGACTCGCTGGGAGGCACGGGCACACCGGAAGGAACCTACACCGGGATGGTGCGGCACAACGTCAGCACCATCCGGGAGGCATTGCAATGA
- a CDS encoding metal-dependent transcriptional regulator: MSEPAAFSPIVENYLKHLYLLGQEGGVSTTALANALNVSPASATSMLRKLADQGLLMHTPYRGAQLTVEGERAALEVLRHHRLLELFLHRALGMPIDEVHEEAERLEHAMSERLETYIAAWLGDPTHDPHGDPIPTLSGELPQRPERRLTSLRVGDSAVVARVPDTHADQLRALMTLGIQPEAEVQLVEAQAALGTVGLRVRAAGSADFSTPVTLAQSVAAQVSVLGEASLDGPLPPASQGQR; the protein is encoded by the coding sequence ATGTCTGAGCCAGCGGCCTTCTCGCCCATCGTGGAAAACTACCTCAAGCACCTGTATCTGCTGGGTCAGGAGGGCGGGGTCAGTACCACGGCACTGGCCAACGCACTGAATGTCTCGCCTGCCAGTGCGACCAGCATGCTGCGGAAGCTGGCCGATCAGGGCCTGCTGATGCATACGCCTTACCGTGGCGCGCAGCTGACCGTAGAGGGCGAGCGGGCCGCGCTGGAAGTGCTGCGGCATCACCGCTTGCTGGAACTGTTCCTTCACCGTGCGCTGGGCATGCCGATTGACGAAGTCCACGAAGAGGCCGAGCGGCTGGAACATGCCATGTCCGAGCGGCTGGAAACCTATATCGCGGCGTGGCTGGGCGACCCGACCCATGACCCACACGGCGATCCGATTCCGACCCTCAGCGGCGAGCTGCCGCAGCGGCCCGAGCGGCGGCTGACCAGCCTACGGGTGGGAGACAGTGCCGTGGTGGCCCGGGTGCCGGATACCCACGCCGATCAGCTGCGGGCCTTGATGACGCTGGGAATTCAGCCAGAGGCCGAAGTCCAGCTGGTGGAGGCTCAGGCGGCGCTGGGCACGGTGGGCCTGCGGGTCAGGGCGGCGGGCAGCGCAGACTTCAGCACGCCTGTCACCCTGGCCCAAAGTGTGGCGGCGCAGGTGAGCGTGCTGGGCGAAGCTTCGCTGGATGGCCCATTACCACCAGCGTCACAGGGGCAGCGATGA